The Dioscorea cayenensis subsp. rotundata cultivar TDr96_F1 chromosome 8, TDr96_F1_v2_PseudoChromosome.rev07_lg8_w22 25.fasta, whole genome shotgun sequence genome segment TAGGAACTTGTCTAGCTGGCCTAGTGATAGGCTAAAACCTGTTTGCTTGTTGCACTAGGTATGCACACGCTCAACATAGCCAAGACTAAGCAGCTTAATACTAGTTAATGAAGTTATTAAAGTGGACAACTTTGatagtataatttaaaaagcaGCCACCCTTATGTTCAGTAATAATGTAATAGCATCGAAATCGCCTACAATGAGCTAAGGCAAATTGAGCGTAGACATATCATAGAGGTTATGCCAGAGATCCTTTTGGAGAGGGATAAGTTAAGCATTGTACGCCATAATATGGATCCAACCTTTAGACTTACAAGATGAGATTACCAATCTCATGTAATTGCAAAAACAAATTTAGGGGGGGGGGGACCTTACCAATCTCATGTTTCCAGAAGACAATAATACTACCTAACAAACCAATTGACTACACTATAGCCTACTCCCTAAATTTAGAGAATTTTCTACAAAATCAAGACATCAATTAACATCAGTGAGATTTTCTACCAAACAAAGAATTAATGTGGATCttcaaatccacaaaaaataGTAACTCTATCAGCAATCCTAAATTTTGACACCCACTTGTAATTCCAACATATAACCTTTAGTGGTACCATTAAGAGcgtaaatgtaaataaaaattaaaatagaagaagaacaaagggaTTACGAGTGGGGAGCAATTTGGGGGTCTTTTTTGGGGCTAGAATTATCtatcaaacataattaatgTGGGTCTTCaattccagaaaaaaaaaattcttaactCTATCAGCAATCGTAGAGAAGGTTTCAGGGCACTAATAACTCTATTGATGAGCATATTGTGTAGTCCAAACCTAAGATTTGCTCTTAACAGCCTATTAGACAAACCAACAAGGTCTACGTACAGTGACAACAATTGATAAGGCACATCAAGTGAATCAATGGTAGTTGGGCAGATCCCATCCACATGATGACTCCTAACATGTTGTATGGAAGAGGCTTGATGGCGGCTATTTGGAGTTCCAAGATAGGCATGGGGAGGAATGATCTTTGAATTTGGCTTGTGAGAGAAGGAAGCCATTTTCTTGGGAAGCAAAGTTGATCCACTTGGATCCTGAGCAAGTGTACTCAGAAACCCAACACATGTTAAGGCTGAGACACAAGTCAATTGTGAGGCACTCTATCTCCACTGCTCAGCTACACACCTTTCCCTCCACATGTCAAGCAGATGTTAAGAATTAGGGAGTTGGATAGCTCACGTGTCACCACCAGCATCACCGATGCCACACCAAGCGTTGGTTCCTAGACTCTGCCCATGCCCTTGTCCTTAACGATAATGAACTATCTTTCAAGGTCCAAAGTCATTGGTAGAATTGCCACCACCTCGTCAACCCCACTATTTGGCTTTGCTGAAGCACAATTCATGGTGTGCACACTTGGGCATGATCACCATAGACCAGTCCATCACGGCTTGCCTTTCTCCTCGGTAGGCTATTGAGAATTGAGATACAACTCGCCACACCTAGCCCAAGTCATCCGCACTTGAAGTAAAACACCATTAGTTTTTTGTATAAGACCGCTACCACCTCCTTTTCATCTTTAAAGTCAACCAATAATCCCTACCTTAGTAGTTTTGATAGATTAATCTCCACATAGATCCTGGTGAACTTGGCCCTTGATAGGTTGCCAGTGTGCTCATTGATTTTCAACAACCTTCTAAAGTGCAATCCAATGGTTTTGAGCATCTCCCCTCTTAATGCTCAATTGGTAAGTAATGGAGCTAAATCTATACTATTGCCATATTGAGTTTTTCAAAGGCTGAATGGAAGTTTTCCTTCTATGGGGGTCAATTGGAGCACCATAGCTCCCACCATCCACAGTCTTTCCCATAGTAGTTTATCAACCATTTTTAGTAGCTGGCACGGAATGAAGTAGAAGTCATTCAGCATATTAACTACAAGAAATGAGCCAAACCCTTTGCAAAGATCAGTAAGCGCTCCTTTGACTTGGTCTGGTGGTAGAGCTTTGCCTagaaatttctcaaataaaacaGTTTATATTCTCTCATAAGCTCTAACTCGGAAGTCCATATTAATGTAGATAGTCTCTTTCACAAAAAATTTTAGCTTCTCCATGGTGATCTTTTAGAGCATGGGGTAGGACTTTGTAGGGGATCCTTGGAAAGATTAGCAAGCTAGCCGAGAACATATGCCCAGAATCTAATGCAGATAGTCTCTTTCACAACATATGCCTAGAATCTAATGGTTGGCTTGGAAAGATTAGCAAGCTCGCCGAGAACATAAGGCAAAGTTTCACCCCACCTTAGCAAATGAAGGTTAAAGAAGCttgaaaggatgaaagatggggAAGCTTAAGGGTCGCAAAAGCTTGAAGGTCATTGTTGTTAGTAGCATTTTAGTGTAAATGAAGTTACCATCTTAGAGATAAAAGAGACCATAAAACCCTgactttcttttttcctttagtGGAGAGTTGGAGGGTTTTGTATAATAATCATGAGAATACCATTGAGGCGTATGGTATTAAGATAAAGTGCCTAGAAGGCAAgctttttatattaattcacaaatgaaaagaaaaaaaaaacaatccatGGACAACATGAATaaaggatttttctttttaataaagaaatgaataaaGTAATGGTTATAAATTTGAACCACTTAGTTTGAGGGAGGAATTGTGATGAATATATTTTCCTCTGGGTCAACATATAAACTTAATTCATTTTCCCCTTGTTGGAGGTAGAATTAGTAATTCATTCATAtgcataattattaaattaattagaatCAGAGTTGGAAATTACATGATAACTTAACAATAATAAGTCAAACAAATGTACTTGAAAACTCATTTAACAATCAAGTCAAATATTGAGACTCAaacttggctcgtttattaattGTATAAGTTTGAGCAAGACAAAACTTTGAGCAGAATATGAACATCTCGGCTTATTCCACATCaatatgttttttcttataCATACATATCAGTAAAATGAAGATAAGAAATGCATTTCATTAGAAAAACGCGAGAACAATGACAGATTTGTGAACAGAATTTGTAAGAATAATTTGACAACACAATCCAAAATGTTCATCTTTCAATAAAAGCACATTGAATTTTCTCTATCATTTATCTATATATGGTTTCACACTATTTGCTAAACTTTTACAGAATCCCGTCCCTCTATTTTACGATTAGCAGCTAACTCCTCTGCACCTCATTTACATTGCTTAGATTCATTTCGCCCTAGTATATAATTGGAAACAGAACTGCAGAAAACCCATCTTGATCTCCTCTTTAGCAAATGAAATTTCCAATTCTGTGATATTTACCATTCCATCACTCctttcttatattattatagaCCAATCCATACTTGAGAGAAGGCAATCAGTAGAAATTATCCTTTCAAGAAATCAAGCAAAGGTAATTAGTTCTTGCGTCCACTCAGAATTTCTAACCTGAGAAGTCTGCAAATTTCATTAAATTGAATTGCAAAAGTTTTGAAGAACAAAGCATCTAGCAACACTACACTGATAACAAAGAcgataaaagaacacaaattcaAGAAAGAACATAACCTACACACTTCAAAGTGAAactgaaaagagaaaaaaacacaacattagACTACAGAATAATAGGAAGACTGCCCTTGAAAGAGttcaagaataaaaacaaaattttaaaaccaataAGGTAGCAGATAACCATTggtagaataaagtaaaatcatAAGAAATTAGGTGCTTCTCAAGGCATTGTAACACGAATTAAATACAAATTCCACTCAGCTGTTTTATGTTATTCTtggaaaaccaaaattttatgAACGACTTTGTgagcacaaaaaataaaatcatttctCAATTACCTATGTGAAGAATTTGAATGACAAAGGAAAAGGCCAATTACCTCAACAGGGAGTGTCTGACCTCTTGCAATCCTTTGGAAATATACAATATCATTCCACTTTGTTCTTGAAGGCGAACAACCAATATAACTTAATAAAACCGGAACCAATTTATAACCTACATGCAATACTTGAGAAAGCAATTTTAATACCCACTTGCAGAACgcaatttatttataaaaaaaaaaaaaagtggagaGGTACACAAAGGCATACAAGAATTATACTAACATGAGAATAATCACTTACAATGCTTATATATCTCTCTTCATTTCAGCTAGCCTTCacaatctcatccttcattgcAAGAGAGAGAGAACTAAGAGTGCCTCCAATGTCCACCACCACTCCAGGCATGGCCACTGCCCTACTTCCCACAAAACCACCCTCACAAATCTTTACTTTGCCATATTTCACCTTCCCACCCTCACCTTCATATATATGCCCAAAGAGCACTGCATCCCTTCCAACTGCTCCACCTCTCTCAATCTCCAGCATCTCTGGGTTCAAGACAGCAGCCATGGAGTCAACATACACCCCTTGTTCCACCTTTGAACCCATGAGCCTCATCCACACTCCAAACAAAAATGAGCCACAAGTCATCTCCATGAAGTAGTCCCCAATTACAGTCCTCAAAGCTTGCCACACTGTATCCATGAACACTCTCCAGCTCCATAGCATCACCGTATCACCTTCTAGCTTCCTGCCAACCAACACCCATTTAGCAAAAGCACAGAATAGTGAAGCCATGATCCCTGAAACGACATAAAAGAATGGCATGAGCCAATGGAGCATGAGTTTCTTCTCTTCCTTGAGGAGCATCATCCATTGGAGAGGCGCATAGATGATCAGCCCTAGGGTGAAGTAAGGCATGAAGATTTGCAGTAATGGTTGCAAAGATGCAGCCCAAAGTGTTTTGTACCATGGTCTAGCTAGAGTCACACCACCATTATTTGCAGCAACTGGTGCTGCCATTGGGCAACCAGAAAGGTCCACTTTGGCATCAGATTGCTCGATGAAACTCCGCCATGATCCTGGTAAAGGATGGCCATTCCTTAGATACTGGCATATCTCATAAATGAGTGAACGGCCATGATCGAGGGATGCACTCTGCGAGGATGATGTTGCTCGGATAACATCCACTTCATGACAACGATAAAATGGGTTGAATTCGAGTTTCTCCGAGTCTTCAGCAGTGAGGTTTTGATCAATGGTGATCTCTCCAACGTCTAAATAAGGGAACATGGTTTCATCCCATGGTTTGGTGCAGTCTAGAGCCACTTCACATTCTGCTTCATTGGAAGGAACTGGCCTCAGTTGTAGTTGAAAGATATATCGGACATGGTTTGGAGAGTTCACCCTTGTTTGGAAATCATCAGCAAGGAAGAGAAGAGGACGCTTGTCATTCTCTTCTCTTGGAATTGCGCCAGTTTCTGGAGGGAGTATACCTTTTGGTTCCACCTGACCAGAATCTTCACCAATATGAGAATCAAATGGCCTTATCTTAAACTTCACATACATTTCCCGGCCATCATCAAACCTGAGCAATCTACAGATGTTTGAGTAGTAATGCAGCTCAGTGTATGAGTTAGTGTTTCTCAGAGAACCCCAAACAGCCTCGCGAATGTGTGGAGCTCGCTTCACCTGCTGCTCCCTTGCTGGAAGGCCACAGACTAACCAATTAGCAAAGTCTTCAATTGCCCGCGCATAGAATGCTTTGCCTGACTTCAGTGTAAGATCAAGGAGAGTCTGCTGCTCATTGCCTTTATCTAACAGAATACGAATTGCAGCACCACGGGCATCTATCctagcatcatcatcagcacTTAGGCTATTACTGTGCCGAATTATCACAGGAAAAGATTTCCCTGCATGAAACGCCTTGTGCTTAGGCAATCTAGGCAAGTCTTGATACATCTTTAGGACACCCTTCCCACTCACACCTATGCGATGGAAATACCTTGATTTAACCTTCATGGTGGTGATCGCTAGGTTGCCGGCGAGGTTGCCAACGATCCTTTTATACTTCATGTCCATCTCTTCTATCCTTTCATCCAATGCATGCAAATGGTTCTTGACCATTGTTGGAGTTTGAGCACCAACATAAACTCCACCCTTTTGAAGAACTGAATCCATTGGTGCAATGGAAAGAGCTCCAAGAATAACACCTTCTTGAATGATAGAGCCAGAGAGAAGAAGGCTTTGGCTTCCAATTACTGAGTTCTCATGCACTTCAATTTTAGCGCAATCATAACCACAAGAAGAATATGAGCCAGGGACAATCCTACTAAAATCACCAAGATGAACACCATCACCTATGGAGATCAATTCAGGATTTGTCACCGGATTGATAGCTCTGATGGAACAGTGATGACCAACCTTTGCACCCATCATACGCAGGTAAATACAAAATGCTTCTGTTCCACTTAGTAGCTTGGCAAATCTATGGTGGCAGGCTATGGTTATCCGGTTTGAAAGCCATATTGTCCAATTAGTTTGCTCAGTTTTTGAATTTCCAAGCAAAATTTTCACAATGCTTGAAAGGATGCTCAGAATAACCCCATGACCAAGATAAGCAATGGTGACAAAGAATGCAAAGGTCACTGGATGACATTTAATTGAGCCAATAAAGGTGGCATATGCAGTAATAACAGCTGGTAACCAGTGGAAAGCACCCGCAATGCACACAAAGGCAAAATAATCAAGTCGCAGCGAAGATTTAGTGAGCGATATGTAGAGAAGATAAAGGATAGCCCCAGATAGAGAGCTTAGAAAACCAACAGTGTAAATACCCAAGAAGTGGAAAATTGGCAACAACTCTCTTGACAGATGTTTGTTGGATACCACTTGGACTTTTACCTAAAAGTAATGAATCTTGTTAGCTTTGTATGGTAAACTAATTCTTAAATGaagtaaagaaaatttaatactattaaaaaaaattacctttgGAGAATCGAGGGCTTTCCCTGGTTTAAGTACAGGTTTACCACCCTCTGTCTTTTGCAAGGGTGGAACAATTGCATCCTCTCCCAATATGCTACCTTTCTGAATCACAGCATAAGGACTAATTGAGGCATTCCGACCGATCCAAATTGGAAGGAAACTCAATACTTCATTCCTCACTTCATGGCTTTGAATCAACACGCCTTCAGCAATCACAGCACCTTCTCCAATCGACACCAGAGAAGGATCAGTAATATCCACAGTATCTAATAGCACAGAGGATGCAATTCTTGCGCCCAACATTTCAAACCAATACCTAAGAAAAACTGTTCCTCTTAGATGGACAGCTAAAACTTTGCCAGCAGTTTCTTGAACCTTGCTAAGAGCCCACCACTTCACAAAATCAAGTGACCAAATTGAAACCTCTGGGGTAAGAACATAATTTGGTTGAAGGAAAGAATTCCCAAACAATGAGATGGAAAAGCATGTAAAGATGATGTAGAATATCCAAGTAAGGGGAGccaaaatcaaagaaagaagaaattgaaatgGCCCGGCTTTCTCCGATGAGGTGAGCGTAAGTAAATTATTAGATGCTAAGCTTGAGAGATAAGCAGGAAGAATCAACaagaaagaaacataaataaGTGCCAAAAGTTGGAGAAGGGCAATACCAATTTGCCCGAATCTTGAGCCCTCCATGCCAATATGGAGAAGATCACTGTTATTTTCAAGAACACAAGTCGATATTGAGGTGGACTGAGGCCGAGACTTTGATAGTAAATCCATTGAGAATTTAGCTAAATCTGATATGCAACTTGCTGAGAAAACATCCACCGCTCCAACAGGAATTCCAAGAAAATCAGACAACTTCTGAGCTGCTCTAACTACTCCAATTGAATCAATACCGTAAGAAACTAGGCTATCAACTGCATCTATTTTATCTATGTGTATCCCTGTTTGCTCTGATACTAATcctttaagaaaaatgatgatgtCATCGATGCCTTTGCCAGCAACAGATGACTGAAGAAGGGAAGTGCTTTTACCCAGTAATGACACTGATCTCTGTCTTTGTCCATCTGCAGTGCCTGTGGTGAGTGATCGAAGTAGAGGTTTTCTTCTAGCAGACTTAGCTTCTGTCGCTAAGCTAAGCGTCCCCTCTACAAATTGCTTTAGGCACTCAATTCTCTGAATCTTCCCAGATGATGTTTTACAAATGGTTTTTGGCTTGATGAGCTTAACAGAAGCTACATTGACACCATGCTCCTCAGCCACCCTGGTTTTAATGTTATCAACAATCTCTTCGGCAACTGTTTTTCCCTCTCTAAGCTCCGCAATAACAAGTACACCAACCTGGTCTGACGCTTCTGGCACCGAAATCCCCTTGGCAGATAGAATTTCCTCTGGAACACCAATGACAGCACAGCAACCAGGTCGCAATAATTCTGAAGCATTCTCAACGGTCTTCTCTAAATCTGCAGGGTATATATTTCTACCAGCAACAATTATTAGATCTTTTATTCTTCCTGTAATAAACAACTTACGATCAATGACTCTTCCAAGATCTCCGGTTGTTGTGAATCTCTTCCCCGGGTGGCCTTCAAGCTTATTGTAGAACGTTTTCTGGGTCAGTTCTTGCTTGCCCCAATATCCAATCCCAGCACTGGAACTGCTGATCCATATCTCACCCTCCTTCCCTTCCTCTGTGTGCTCTCTGCCAGTTTCAGGATCTACTATATGAATCTTGACATCTGCATCATTAGAATCCACATAGCCGCAACAAATGCGGCCTTGCCAGTCTACAAACACTGGCTTGCCTTctccaaatgcacaactaacgAAAACACAATTCTCAGCTAGACCATAACCAGGAGCCATTACCTCTTGTGAAAGACCAAAAGGATGGCACAGCTCAATAAACCTCTTTATTGTTTTCTGCCTTACCGGTTCTGCAGCGACCATAAGAAAGATCATGGAGGAAAGGTCGAAAGCTTGAGCACTATTCTTGTTTGCTTCCAGCCTTCTAATTACAAGCTCAAATGCAAAGTTAGGGCCTGCACTATGAGTTGCCTTGTATTTGGACATAGTTTGAAGCCATAAGAGTGGGTTCTTAATGAATGTCATTGGGGAGAATAGAATAGCAGTTCCACCACTGACCAGAGCCGTAAAAAGACCACCAATTAGTCCCATATCATGATATTGAGGAAGCCAACTAACTAATATAGTGTTTGATGTGCTCTTGTATCTCTTACGCATTGTTTTGATGTTGTGAATAAGCCCGTCATGAGTTATCATCACCCCCTTTGCGTCACCAGTTGAACCTGATGTGAATTGCAGAAAACATAGATCATCTGGCTTTAATTCACCGTAGACAACATCCCTTCCAGAGAAGTCCAACAGATTACAGTTCTTGACCCATGAATCTGTGTGTATCCATGGAAGGTCAGGCCAACGAGCAGAGGAATTTGGAGTGCTTTTTGAGAATGTCACCCATTGTTTCACAAAGCCAGTTCGAACAGCAGCATGGTAAGAAGATGTGGATAATATTGCCACAGCATTGCATGCCTTGGAAATATTTTCAATCTTTAGGAGTGCTTGTCCTCCTCTCTGAAATGGATCAGGAGGCAAAACTGGAACAGGTATGAGTTTGGCTCTCATACAACCAAAGAAGGCATCAATAAACTCCAAACCAGGGGGATGAACGAGAAGAACCCGATCTCCAGGCTTCAAAGCAGGTTTCGTGCATGCTATCAGGTTATGTGCAACAACAGATGCATTAGCATAAAGTTCACAATAAGATCTCTGGCTGACAACCTGACCTTCTTCATTAATCCAAGAGTACAACATTTTGTTTTCTGTGATGCTATGAGTTCCCCAGAACTTTAAATAACTGTCAAGGGTTGGAAGTTCCGGGAACTCTATCCCTGGAAGTTCACCAAGTTCTCTGTGAAATTGAGCCTTCTGGCTGGATACAAGCGGAAACAGCCCCTGCAGAAGCATATGTTTAAGTTTTGGTAATTAACTACGAGACAGCATAGACTATTTATAATTTCTCTTTTAATACTCTTTCCCACAAagacaaggaaaacaaaataaataaagattattaCCTTCACATATGGAAAAATCGGCATAGAATTATCAGTTGTAAAGTGTTTGCAGACCATTGCCATTGCATAAGATGAATTCCTTTCAGTTAGCTCAAAAGCCATGAGCCCTCCAACATAGTAGGTATTTTGAAAGCCTTGAAGTTCACACTCC includes the following:
- the LOC120267021 gene encoding uncharacterized protein LOC120267021; translated protein: MRTNKQIEDQFLKLHPCLPIETRIAIIGAGPSGLSAAYALAKLGYLNVTIFEKYHAVAGMCESVDIEGRIYDLGGQVTAANSAPTISYLAEELGIEFEEMGSHKLALIDSQTGTYQNMEVADDYVSIMPLTLKLQDEASKSGCIGVHAVSEAASDPTLDFLKLHGLPFVPKSVAYGYTSSGYGFVQDMPYAYVQEFTRTSMAGKIRRIKGGYKSMWQKLSDSLPYEVLCNTEVLKIGRNDNGANVTIQNTAGEQKVLEFDKIIISGALPFKNGRIYRGPETIATLESEVLELNDLERELFGVVRTIDYYTTVLKIKGLRHLPIGFYYFAEFLEDPATIGHPVAMQRFYEDTDIFLFWSYGNSGHIRGTTVAKNVVDVVKTMGGIVEKVVLQRRFKYFPHVNSEVVKSGFYEKLECELQGFQNTYYVGGLMAFELTERNSSYAMAMVCKHFTTDNSMPIFPYVKGLFPLVSSQKAQFHRELGELPGIEFPELPTLDSYLKFWGTHSITENKMLYSWINEEGQVVSQRSYCELYANASVVAHNLIACTKPALKPGDRVLLVHPPGLEFIDAFFGCMRAKLIPVPVLPPDPFQRGGQALLKIENISKACNAVAILSTSSYHAAVRTGFVKQWVTFSKSTPNSSARWPDLPWIHTDSWVKNCNLLDFSGRDVVYGELKPDDLCFLQFTSGSTGDAKGVMITHDGLIHNIKTMRKRYKSTSNTILVSWLPQYHDMGLIGGLFTALVSGGTAILFSPMTFIKNPLLWLQTMSKYKATHSAGPNFAFELVIRRLEANKNSAQAFDLSSMIFLMVAAEPVRQKTIKRFIELCHPFGLSQEVMAPGYGLAENCVFVSCAFGEGKPVFVDWQGRICCGYVDSNDADVKIHIVDPETGREHTEEGKEGEIWISSSSAGIGYWGKQELTQKTFYNKLEGHPGKRFTTTGDLGRVIDRKLFITGRIKDLIIVAGRNIYPADLEKTVENASELLRPGCCAVIGVPEEILSAKGISVPEASDQVGVLVIAELREGKTVAEEIVDNIKTRVAEEHGVNVASVKLIKPKTICKTSSGKIQRIECLKQFVEGTLSLATEAKSARRKPLLRSLTTGTADGQRQRSVSLLGKSTSLLQSSVAGKGIDDIIIFLKGLVSEQTGIHIDKIDAVDSLVSYGIDSIGVVRAAQKLSDFLGIPVGAVDVFSASCISDLAKFSMDLLSKSRPQSTSISTCVLENNSDLLHIGMEGSRFGQIGIALLQLLALIYVSFLLILPAYLSSLASNNLLTLTSSEKAGPFQFLLSLILAPLTWIFYIIFTCFSISLFGNSFLQPNYVLTPEVSIWSLDFVKWWALSKVQETAGKVLAVHLRGTVFLRYWFEMLGARIASSVLLDTVDITDPSLVSIGEGAVIAEGVLIQSHEVRNEVLSFLPIWIGRNASISPYAVIQKGSILGEDAIVPPLQKTEGGKPVLKPGKALDSPKVKVQVVSNKHLSRELLPIFHFLGIYTVGFLSSLSGAILYLLYISLTKSSLRLDYFAFVCIAGAFHWLPAVITAYATFIGSIKCHPVTFAFFVTIAYLGHGVILSILSSIVKILLGNSKTEQTNWTIWLSNRITIACHHRFAKLLSGTEAFCIYLRMMGAKVGHHCSIRAINPVTNPELISIGDGVHLGDFSRIVPGSYSSCGYDCAKIEVHENSVIGSQSLLLSGSIIQEGVILGALSIAPMDSVLQKGGVYVGAQTPTMVKNHLHALDERIEEMDMKYKRIVGNLAGNLAITTMKVKSRYFHRIGVSGKGVLKMYQDLPRLPKHKAFHAGKSFPVIIRHSNSLSADDDARIDARGAAIRILLDKGNEQQTLLDLTLKSGKAFYARAIEDFANWLVCGLPAREQQVKRAPHIREAVWGSLRNTNSYTELHYYSNICRLLRFDDGREMYVKFKIRPFDSHIGEDSGQVEPKGILPPETGAIPREENDKRPLLFLADDFQTRVNSPNHVRYIFQLQLRPVPSNEAECEVALDCTKPWDETMFPYLDVGEITIDQNLTAEDSEKLEFNPFYRCHEVDVIRATSSSQSASLDHGRSLIYEICQYLRNGHPLPGSWRSFIEQSDAKVDLSGCPMAAPVAANNGGVTLARPWYKTLWAASLQPLLQIFMPYFTLGLIIYAPLQWMMLLKEEKKLMLHWLMPFFYVVSGIMASLFCAFAKWVLVGRKLEGDTVMLWSWRVFMDTVWQALRTVIGDYFMEMTCGSFLFGVWMRLMGSKVEQGVYVDSMAAVLNPEMLEIERGGAVGRDAVLFGHIYEGEGGKVKYGKVKICEGGFVGSRAVAMPGVVVDIGGTLSSLSLAMKDEIVKAS